From Sphingorhabdus sp. SMR4y:
TTCTCGACGAAATTTCCGTATCCGAATTGACCCGGACATTGTTCCGCAGCTTCGGCTCGCTCGGCCTGCAATTGTCAGCCTGACAGGCGGACGGGGATCGGCGTGCATGCGAGGCCGAGATTTCTGAACAGGTGTGAATGACGGTTCCCGACCGATGTGTCCAATCCGGTTGCTGCTTATCCCCCTCGTCCAGCGTTGCGATGTCATCCTCTCCCGCCAAAGTGCGGGAGAATTGCGCACTCCGTTGGACATTCGCCGGAAAAATTTATATGCAACCTTTCCGAACATCAGGTGTTCTGTCTTCAAGCAAGGAAAAATGAGGCATGGTTTGACGGGCTCGAAAAAAAATCAAACTGATATATCAGGTTCCTCTGGACCGGATAGCACAGGGCAAAAGTCAAAGGAAATGCCGGTGAAAAGCAAGGAAGACATGCAAGAAAGATTAGGCCTTGGACTGAAGGACATGTATTCAAGTGTTCTGGACGAGCCGCTACCCGACGACATGCTGGCGCTTCTGGACCAGCTGGAAGAAAACGACACCCGTGACGTAAAATCCAGCCGGCCGGACGAAAATGAATAAGCCCCAGGCGTTACCGCCGGCGCAGTTCAAGCAGCAGTTGACGGAAGCGATTCCGCACTTGCGTGCTTTTGGCCGGAGTCTGTCAGGTGACCGTGATCTTGCCGACGACCTTGTGCAGGACACACTTTTGAAAGCATGGGCTGCGCGAGACCGGTTCATTGCCGGTACTTCCATGCGGGCCTGGACATTCGTCATTCTGCGGAACACGTTTT
This genomic window contains:
- a CDS encoding NepR family anti-sigma factor: MKSKEDMQERLGLGLKDMYSSVLDEPLPDDMLALLDQLEENDTRDVKSSRPDENE